From Deinococcus malanensis:
CCCCCGGGGCCCGGTTCACTGCGGATAAGTCCCCGCGAAACATAGGCGTAAAGCGTTGCCGGCTTGACCCCAAGAAGGGCGGCAGCCTCAGAGGTACTGAGTGTCCCGTCAGCCGATCTTGTATCCTTCATGCCTCTTCAGGCTAACATTGATTCTGAAATCAAGATTGACGACATTGATTAGCGGGTCTACCGTTCAGACATGACGCCTGTTGCTGACGTGCCTGAAGCAGAATTGTTCCGCGCGGCCTTTCCCGAAAGCCAGTTCCCACAGGTCCAATGGAACGAGGGCAGGCGTCCCGGCGCCCTGCCCGTGCAAGCCTGGTGTACGGAGACGACGCACCGCGACGGTCAGCAGGGAGGCCTGCCGCTGACAGCAGACACCGGCCTGCAGCTGTATGACCTGATGGGCCAGTTTACCGGGGGCAGCGGCGCCCTGCGGCAGGCTGAGTTCTTCGTGTACCGGGCCGCTGACCGCGCCATGCTTCAGGGTGCCCTGGAGCGCTGGCATGATGGTCACCCGGTGGAACCGACCACCTGGATCCGCGCGACCCGAAAAGACGCAGCGCTGGTCGCTGCACTCGGAGTGCGCGAGACAGGCATGCTGGCCAGTGCCAGCGATTACCACACTTTCCATAAGTTCACGCCCGGAGGACGGTCTCAGGCCGCCCGCACCTATCTCGATGCAGTTCAGGCAGTGCTGGATGCGGGTCTGCGTCCACGACTGCATCTGGAAGATGCCACGCGCGCTCCTCGTGATTTCGTGCTGCCCTTCGTGGCAGAAGTTCAGCAGCTGGCCGCCTCCTATCCTGCCTCTCAGTCCCCTAAATTCCGGCTGTGCGACACCATGGGCGTCGGGCTCCCGCTGGAGGAGGTGTCGTGGCCGCGCAGCGTTCCGCGCCTCGTTCGCGCCCTTCTGGAAGCTGGCGTGCCGGGCGAGCACCTTGAATTCCATCCCCACAACGACACCCATCTGGTGGTGGCCAACTCGCTGGCCGCCGTGCTTGCCGGCTGCGCGGTGATTAACGGCACCCTGCTTGGCAAGGGGGAACGAACCGGGAACGCCCCTCTGGAAGGGGTGCTCCTGCACCT
This genomic window contains:
- a CDS encoding pyruvate carboxyltransferase, with the translated sequence MTPVADVPEAELFRAAFPESQFPQVQWNEGRRPGALPVQAWCTETTHRDGQQGGLPLTADTGLQLYDLMGQFTGGSGALRQAEFFVYRAADRAMLQGALERWHDGHPVEPTTWIRATRKDAALVAALGVRETGMLASASDYHTFHKFTPGGRSQAARTYLDAVQAVLDAGLRPRLHLEDATRAPRDFVLPFVAEVQQLAASYPASQSPKFRLCDTMGVGLPLEEVSWPRSVPRLVRALLEAGVPGEHLEFHPHNDTHLVVANSLAAVLAGCAVINGTLLGKGERTGNAPLEGVLLHLIGLGLTEAPDFTTLNGLADLYADLDQALPAKYPLFGRDAHRTRAGIHADGLNKFWPMYAPFDVPRLLGRPLELSLTQDSGLAGLIFLIKTHTGHELSKDHPGLRALHAALQEEFAAGRQTAVEWEEIAERALKLRGQEAVVASEP